A single Methanofastidiosum sp. DNA region contains:
- a CDS encoding DUF364 domain-containing protein, producing the protein MSAHSTEKILVKTLDILDNLYQENKIERPRVKKIILKQEWNVIFGTNNLCGMVINFTGVHAVHGEQKLRDRIDAIKELIGKDLFDLASDYITSNDIQERSLAVGSISCISQPFLSSNQIKKRGFNECRDIMDMLKPTDTVAIVGYGGFVRKLLGKCKEIHVTEMRPRERFESVIIGENVDFGPKEIYIHTEIDNKKVLSKSDIVMITASTLVNGTFDEVIDYSKNARIRGLYGPSGSIIPDVLFENGLNYQRAYEITNTPRFEYDSINDASLEVALKESQTLHCISPRSI; encoded by the coding sequence TTGAGTGCGCATTCAACTGAGAAAATTTTAGTTAAAACTTTAGATATTTTAGATAATTTGTACCAAGAAAATAAGATTGAAAGACCTAGAGTAAAAAAAATAATTTTAAAACAAGAGTGGAATGTAATCTTTGGAACAAATAATCTATGCGGGATGGTAATTAATTTCACTGGGGTTCACGCAGTGCATGGTGAACAAAAACTTAGGGATAGAATTGATGCAATAAAGGAATTAATAGGTAAAGATCTATTTGACCTTGCTTCAGATTACATTACTTCTAATGATATCCAAGAAAGATCTCTAGCTGTTGGCTCAATTAGCTGTATATCACAGCCTTTCTTATCATCTAATCAGATAAAAAAAAGAGGATTCAACGAATGTAGGGATATAATGGATATGCTAAAACCAACTGATACCGTTGCAATTGTTGGCTATGGGGGGTTTGTGAGAAAACTGCTAGGCAAATGCAAAGAGATTCATGTAACTGAAATGAGGCCAAGAGAAAGATTTGAATCTGTTATTATTGGAGAAAATGTTGATTTTGGGCCCAAGGAGATTTACATTCATACTGAAATAGATAATAAAAAAGTTTTATCTAAATCAGATATAGTTATGATAACTGCATCAACACTAGTCAACGGAACTTTTGATGAAGTAATAGATTATTCTAAAAATGCTAGGATAAGGGGATTGTATGGCCCAAGCGGATCAATAATTCCAGATGTACTCTTTGAGAATGGATTAAATTATCAGAGAGCTTATGAAATAACAAACACTCCTAGATTTGAGTATGATTCAATAAATGACGCTTCTTTAGAAGTTGCTTTAAAAGAAAGCCAAACTTTACATTGCATAAGCCCAAGGTCGATTTAA
- a CDS encoding ABC transporter substrate-binding protein: MKKIIPFFVCSLLVLSMFAGCIGQGTDTKTVTEDTRDIVDMAGRTVTIPKNIERVAIFGGPIGQVPYILGVEDKLCAVSKGHQTSALLSTMDPRISTLPAPRTVNGVINIEELLASNPQFVIAGDVDGEIVTKNTKIPVVQFFASSDGNFAQTKREVTFLGEIFERPEKAKKFCDYLDNTLKFLDERLADLPENERVLVFNGFDSNHLVTYGTGSYMEERIEAAGCINAASDVSTAGKKEGIHAGLDQISMEQLIAWNPEIVVIDYGTPEDLYNDPKWANISAIQNKKVYRLPSAVFIWNRPSAESAVLHPLWLAKIAHPDRFEDVNIRTEIKKFYREIFEYELSEEQVDKILAGEYAAAVGGLSGGYAGGQQQGGQQGSNQNK, translated from the coding sequence TTGAAAAAAATAATACCTTTTTTTGTATGTTCTCTTTTAGTTTTGTCAATGTTCGCTGGGTGTATCGGACAAGGTACTGATACAAAGACAGTGACAGAAGATACGAGAGATATAGTTGACATGGCCGGAAGAACTGTAACTATCCCAAAAAATATTGAGAGAGTTGCTATTTTCGGTGGGCCAATCGGACAAGTTCCATATATATTGGGCGTTGAAGACAAACTATGCGCAGTATCTAAGGGACATCAAACATCAGCTTTACTTTCAACAATGGATCCAAGAATAAGTACACTCCCTGCACCAAGAACCGTAAACGGAGTCATAAATATTGAAGAGTTATTGGCTTCGAATCCTCAATTTGTCATTGCAGGAGATGTAGATGGGGAAATAGTAACTAAAAATACAAAAATACCAGTTGTTCAATTTTTTGCTAGTTCCGATGGTAACTTTGCCCAGACAAAAAGGGAAGTTACTTTCTTGGGAGAAATTTTTGAAAGACCAGAGAAGGCAAAGAAATTCTGTGACTATCTAGACAACACTCTTAAATTTTTAGATGAAAGATTAGCAGATTTACCCGAGAATGAAAGAGTACTTGTATTTAACGGATTTGATAGCAATCACCTAGTTACATATGGTACCGGATCCTACATGGAAGAGAGGATTGAAGCTGCCGGTTGTATAAATGCAGCAAGTGATGTATCTACAGCAGGTAAGAAAGAAGGAATACACGCAGGATTGGACCAGATTTCAATGGAACAGTTGATAGCATGGAATCCAGAGATAGTCGTAATTGATTACGGAACACCTGAAGATCTATACAACGATCCAAAATGGGCAAATATTTCTGCAATTCAAAATAAAAAAGTCTACAGACTACCAAGCGCTGTTTTTATCTGGAACAGACCTTCTGCAGAGTCAGCTGTTTTACACCCCTTATGGTTAGCTAAGATTGCACACCCTGACCGATTTGAAGATGTTAACATCAGAACAGAAATTAAAAAATTCTACCGTGAAATATTTGAATATGAATTGAGCGAAGAACAAGTCGATAAAATATTGGCTGGTGAATATGCAGCTGCTGTTGGCGGATTAAGCGGTGGATATGCTGGTGGGCAACAACAGGGCGGACAACAAGGCAGTAACCAGAATAAATAA
- a CDS encoding putative sulfate/molybdate transporter yields the protein MRIREFEFNLRELAGSMGDFGTLLPLAISYIVVNGLNPAGFLIMMGIVNIFLGLVYKLPMPLQPKKTVATVAIAQGWTPSLIYSTGFGLGIVWLFLYFTNLIQIIVKYTPKSVTRGITLALGFTLFLTGFEFFRTDVLIGIMALLIILVFRKNTRLPAAILLFLFGFALIIFKGQLNGIIDIGFTLPPITTVSLKDIYKGMILVGIAQIPLTLTNAVIAVTALIKDYFPEKPVVSERKLLLNMGIVNTIVPFFGGFPMCHGAGGLAGQYTFGARTGGANILEGTVEICLGLFLSKSILNLFTVFPMSIVGAMLFYVSYELAKLARDIKSNSEIFVMILTAVVSVISNMAIGFAAGIITFNLIKKLSL from the coding sequence ATGAGAATAAGAGAATTTGAGTTTAACTTAAGAGAGCTCGCCGGATCAATGGGCGACTTTGGAACGCTTTTACCTTTGGCTATAAGTTATATTGTTGTAAATGGCCTTAATCCTGCAGGATTTCTTATCATGATGGGCATTGTCAATATTTTTTTGGGATTAGTTTACAAACTTCCTATGCCGTTACAACCGAAAAAAACTGTTGCAACAGTTGCAATTGCCCAAGGGTGGACACCTTCCCTTATTTACTCAACTGGATTTGGTTTGGGTATTGTATGGTTATTCCTTTATTTTACAAATCTGATTCAAATAATAGTGAAGTATACCCCTAAATCTGTTACCAGAGGGATTACTCTCGCATTGGGATTTACCCTTTTTTTAACAGGATTTGAATTCTTTAGAACTGATGTTTTAATTGGAATTATGGCTCTTTTGATAATATTAGTTTTTAGAAAAAATACCCGACTTCCGGCAGCAATACTTTTGTTTTTGTTTGGATTTGCTTTAATAATTTTTAAAGGACAACTTAATGGCATAATTGATATAGGATTCACACTTCCACCTATCACTACAGTGTCTCTCAAAGATATCTACAAAGGCATGATTTTAGTAGGGATAGCCCAAATTCCCCTTACTTTGACAAATGCTGTTATAGCAGTAACTGCATTAATCAAGGATTATTTTCCAGAGAAACCAGTAGTATCTGAGAGGAAGTTATTGCTCAATATGGGAATTGTTAATACAATAGTCCCATTTTTTGGTGGGTTTCCTATGTGCCATGGAGCAGGAGGATTGGCTGGCCAGTATACTTTCGGTGCAAGAACTGGAGGGGCAAATATCTTAGAGGGAACAGTAGAAATTTGCCTAGGATTATTTTTGTCAAAATCAATTCTAAATTTATTTACTGTGTTTCCCATGAGTATAGTTGGGGCAATGTTGTTCTATGTATCATATGAGCTTGCTAAGTTGGCTAGAGACATTAAATCTAATTCTGAGATATTTGTAATGATTCTTACGGCAGTTGTTTCTGTAATATCAAATATGGCTATAGGATTTGCAGCGGGGATTATTACGTTTAATCTAATTAAAAAATTAAGTTTATAA
- the tsaA gene encoding tRNA (N6-threonylcarbamoyladenosine(37)-N6)-methyltransferase TrmO translates to MKKICYSPIGIVHSEFKEKINVPIQSVFSNKKGIIEIYPEFSGGLKDLDGFSHIFLIYHFHLSKGFTLKVKPFLDDVERGIFSTRAPKRPNNIGLSILSIERIENNMVYVSDIDIIDNTPVLDIKPYVPDFDQRQNVKDGWFSNKIDRKEYLSDNRFSF, encoded by the coding sequence ATGAAAAAAATCTGTTATTCTCCTATCGGAATTGTTCATTCAGAATTTAAAGAGAAGATTAACGTCCCAATCCAATCTGTGTTTTCTAACAAAAAAGGCATAATAGAAATATATCCTGAATTTTCCGGTGGATTAAAAGATCTAGACGGATTCTCGCATATTTTCTTGATATATCATTTTCATCTTTCTAAGGGATTTACATTAAAAGTAAAGCCTTTTCTTGACGATGTTGAAAGAGGAATATTTTCAACTAGAGCGCCTAAAAGACCGAATAATATAGGACTATCAATTCTCAGCATTGAAAGAATAGAAAATAATATGGTATATGTGTCAGACATAGATATTATTGATAATACGCCAGTATTAGACATTAAACCTTATGTGCCTGATTTTGATCAAAGACAAAATGTAAAAGATGGTTGGTTTTCTAATAAAATTGATAGAAAAGAATATCTATCCGATAACAGATTTTCGTTTTAG
- a CDS encoding tetratricopeptide repeat protein, translated as MNIEGGSFTLWEEFYNASIRQLKMEKYAEAKRLAKKSLNEAIDIYGPSHSTSGMSLFLLGLISQYQAQFPEAESFYEKALSIFERIFSKNDTVVLNVLQNLAFVYQSQGKYSEAEQLYKRVLRIKEEDYGKENSQIISILCSLANLLKQMKKFGESEELYTRALQILIHEYGPDHPQIGDIYINLHNIYSILNKREEDKQLYNFLKKHSDYF; from the coding sequence ATGAATATTGAAGGTGGAAGTTTCACACTGTGGGAAGAATTTTACAACGCGTCTATTAGGCAATTGAAGATGGAGAAATACGCAGAAGCAAAAAGACTGGCAAAAAAATCACTGAATGAAGCTATTGATATTTATGGTCCATCACATTCAACTTCTGGCATGAGTCTGTTTTTGTTAGGATTGATATCCCAATATCAGGCACAGTTTCCTGAAGCAGAATCTTTTTATGAAAAAGCGCTTTCAATATTCGAGAGAATATTCTCTAAAAATGATACCGTTGTTTTGAATGTCTTACAAAATCTTGCATTTGTTTATCAGTCACAAGGGAAATACTCGGAAGCAGAACAGCTTTACAAAAGGGTATTAAGGATTAAAGAAGAAGACTACGGAAAAGAGAATTCTCAGATTATCTCTATATTGTGTTCACTTGCCAATCTCTTAAAGCAAATGAAGAAGTTCGGTGAATCAGAGGAGCTATACACAAGAGCACTTCAAATTTTAATACATGAGTACGGTCCGGATCACCCTCAAATCGGGGATATTTACATTAATCTTCACAATATATATTCAATACTCAATAAGAGAGAAGAAGACAAGCAACTTTACAATTTCTTAAAAAAGCACTCTGACTATTTCTAA
- a CDS encoding ferredoxin: protein MKICIAEGCTKCGVCFKQCPEVFVPDSDGNATIAEEFQLDSEFEGEIGENMAQCAKSAENSCPANIISIEE from the coding sequence ATGAAGATTTGTATTGCTGAAGGATGTACAAAATGCGGAGTTTGCTTCAAGCAATGTCCTGAAGTATTCGTTCCTGATTCTGACGGAAATGCAACTATTGCAGAAGAATTCCAGTTAGATAGTGAATTTGAAGGTGAAATTGGCGAAAATATGGCTCAATGTGCAAAATCTGCAGAGAATTCCTGTCCCGCAAACATAATTTCTATCGAAGAATAA
- the wtpA gene encoding tungstate ABC transporter substrate-binding protein WtpA yields the protein MNKKIYGAALLVVLVSALVFAGCTSPTGKDTQTTGQKTVLKVLIAGSLASPMGKIEQKFETDHPNVDVQLEPAGSIECVKKVTELGVEADVLASADYSLIPSMMVPKYADWYVLFAKNEMVLTYSDKSKYASIVNENNWYKILDKPDVVWAFSNPNLDPCGYRTPMTIQLAELAYNDDTIFEKLISSKSKITIADVNGTYVITTPEDLAPATNKLTIRNKSVELVSMVQEGGIDYAWEYISVAVQNNMKYVRLPASINLSDVAYADTYKKVQVKTIDGKTQKASPIVYGITVPLNAPNKDLANEFVKYVIDENGQQVFTTDGQPPVVPAQSNGKSKVPQILQQYVADN from the coding sequence TTGAATAAAAAGATTTATGGAGCTGCCCTTTTAGTAGTCCTTGTGTCTGCTCTTGTATTTGCAGGCTGTACAAGTCCAACAGGTAAAGATACACAAACTACAGGGCAAAAAACAGTTTTAAAAGTACTTATAGCTGGAAGTCTTGCTTCACCTATGGGAAAAATAGAGCAGAAGTTTGAAACAGACCATCCAAACGTTGATGTACAATTAGAGCCTGCTGGGAGCATAGAATGTGTTAAGAAAGTAACTGAACTTGGTGTTGAAGCCGATGTTCTTGCATCTGCAGACTATAGTTTGATACCTTCAATGATGGTTCCAAAATATGCAGACTGGTACGTACTATTCGCAAAAAATGAAATGGTTTTGACATATTCAGATAAAAGCAAGTATGCAAGTATTGTAAATGAAAATAACTGGTACAAGATCCTTGACAAACCAGATGTTGTATGGGCATTTTCAAATCCAAATCTAGATCCATGTGGATACAGAACACCAATGACAATACAATTAGCCGAACTAGCATACAATGATGATACAATTTTTGAAAAACTAATTTCTTCTAAGTCAAAGATAACAATAGCCGACGTGAATGGAACTTATGTAATAACAACTCCAGAAGATCTAGCTCCGGCTACAAACAAGTTAACTATAAGAAACAAATCAGTGGAACTAGTTTCAATGGTACAAGAAGGTGGAATTGATTACGCTTGGGAATACATTTCAGTTGCAGTACAAAATAATATGAAATATGTAAGATTACCTGCATCTATCAATCTAAGCGATGTAGCTTATGCAGACACTTACAAGAAAGTACAAGTTAAAACCATAGATGGAAAGACACAAAAGGCTAGTCCAATAGTATACGGTATTACAGTTCCTCTAAACGCACCAAATAAAGACCTTGCAAATGAATTCGTTAAATATGTTATTGATGAGAATGGACAACAAGTCTTTACTACTGATGGTCAGCCACCAGTAGTTCCAGCGCAATCAAATGGTAAATCAAAAGTACCACAAATATTACAACAATATGTGGCGGATAATTAA
- a CDS encoding ABC transporter permease encodes MEKRVKLEFRRNPISFIFFFIGFFIIIFVVGTLFNMLYKQLVVSPSNFIAILKDTYVLKSIGLTLYASFLATILAVLLGIPLAYAIARNQFYGKNIIESIIDIPVIIPHTVAGIALFSLLSRRGTVGTIFGNLGIVFQDSLWGIVIAMFFVSYPLFVNSAKEGFKSVNPNYERVARTLGASQFKSFYQIALPLSYHHLISGAIMSWARGISEFGAVVVIAYYPMIASTMIFYRFNTGGLKESQPIAVLLILLCFVVFLFLRLISRKK; translated from the coding sequence ATGGAAAAAAGAGTTAAACTTGAATTTAGAAGGAATCCTATTTCCTTCATTTTTTTCTTTATAGGATTCTTTATAATAATATTCGTAGTTGGAACACTTTTTAATATGCTATATAAACAACTAGTTGTTAGCCCGTCTAATTTTATCGCGATATTAAAAGATACTTATGTTCTAAAATCAATTGGATTGACATTATATGCATCTTTTCTTGCAACTATCTTGGCGGTATTACTTGGAATACCCCTTGCATATGCAATTGCAAGAAACCAATTTTATGGTAAAAATATAATCGAATCAATAATAGATATTCCAGTCATAATCCCCCATACAGTTGCAGGAATTGCCTTATTTTCTCTTCTATCCAGGAGAGGTACAGTAGGAACTATCTTTGGAAATCTTGGAATAGTATTTCAAGACTCATTATGGGGAATAGTTATTGCAATGTTTTTTGTAAGTTATCCCTTATTTGTAAATTCAGCAAAAGAGGGTTTCAAGAGTGTTAATCCAAATTATGAACGTGTTGCGAGAACTCTTGGGGCCTCCCAATTCAAATCATTTTATCAAATAGCACTTCCCCTTTCTTATCATCATCTAATTTCTGGTGCAATTATGAGCTGGGCAAGGGGGATAAGTGAGTTCGGAGCAGTTGTCGTAATTGCATATTACCCTATGATCGCTTCAACTATGATTTTCTATAGATTTAATACAGGTGGACTTAAGGAATCACAACCTATTGCAGTTCTTTTAATATTATTATGCTTCGTTGTATTTCTATTTTTAAGACTAATTTCTAGAAAAAAGTGA
- a CDS encoding ATP-binding cassette domain-containing protein produces the protein MIKVENLSNNWGEFELKNVSLEVKQGEYFVILGPTGAGKTLLLELIVGLYIPNEGKILIDEKDITYDVPEKRNLGFLYQDYSLFPHFSVKKNIEYGMKLRNASKEEINEKMKELTKMFKIQNLMHRDVTTLSGGEQQRVALARALAINPKVLLLDEPFSALDENTKAKLISDMKDLHRKEGITFIHVTHSQEEAILLADRIGIMMNGTIVQIGTPDDIFYKPITKEIASFVKIENIWEGKVIERKGDEMTIDLKGKKIIALSDHFKVGEEVRLIIRPEDILIGKGNTSARNEFKGKVTDVIKHGFYNIVRIDCGFQVEAAVTKQSIENLNIKEGADINIFFKATALQVIKR, from the coding sequence ATGATAAAAGTTGAAAATTTAAGCAATAACTGGGGAGAATTTGAACTAAAAAATGTTTCACTAGAGGTTAAACAAGGCGAATACTTTGTCATATTAGGTCCAACTGGAGCAGGAAAAACATTATTACTTGAACTTATTGTGGGCTTATATATCCCCAATGAGGGGAAAATTTTGATAGACGAAAAAGATATTACCTATGACGTTCCAGAAAAAAGGAATCTTGGATTCTTATATCAAGATTATTCACTCTTTCCTCATTTTTCAGTTAAAAAAAATATTGAATATGGAATGAAGCTTAGAAATGCATCTAAAGAAGAAATTAATGAAAAAATGAAGGAACTAACAAAAATGTTTAAGATTCAAAATTTGATGCATAGAGATGTAACAACGTTAAGTGGGGGGGAACAGCAAAGAGTGGCTCTCGCTAGAGCTCTTGCCATTAACCCCAAGGTATTACTTCTTGACGAACCTTTCTCTGCATTAGACGAGAATACAAAAGCTAAACTAATATCCGATATGAAAGATCTACACAGGAAAGAAGGCATAACATTCATTCATGTTACCCACAGCCAAGAAGAAGCTATACTTCTTGCAGATAGAATCGGTATAATGATGAACGGAACTATAGTCCAAATTGGAACTCCCGATGATATTTTCTACAAGCCAATAACTAAAGAGATAGCCAGCTTTGTTAAAATCGAAAACATCTGGGAAGGCAAAGTAATAGAGAGAAAAGGCGATGAAATGACTATCGACTTAAAGGGTAAAAAAATCATTGCTTTGTCTGACCACTTTAAAGTTGGTGAGGAGGTTAGATTAATTATAAGACCAGAGGATATCCTGATAGGCAAGGGCAATACAAGTGCTAGAAACGAGTTCAAAGGAAAAGTTACCGATGTAATAAAACATGGATTTTACAACATAGTAAGAATCGACTGCGGATTTCAAGTTGAAGCTGCCGTCACAAAACAATCTATTGAGAATCTAAATATCAAAGAGGGCGCTGATATCAATATATTTTTTAAAGCTACTGCACTTCAGGTAATTAAGAGATAA
- a CDS encoding molybdopterin molybdotransferase MoeA: MKFLKLDTYEEAIKKIEGSVSFELKSEEIPISSSLNRILSEDLISPINVPGYPKSQMDGYAVRSEDTFEASETSPVKLKLIESVNAGSAPRYPIKNNTCSYVATGAPVPEGADSVVMIENTQLQGNFITLNRGVAPGENIMKLGYDIKKGNHILPKNTLITPRIVGLLSGLGIKKVKVYKKLKIGIFSTGNEIITPWEDLEYGKTYDVNSFYISSKLEKLGCDAYNLGIAKDSKEEIFSKLNEAKKFDMIILSAGASKGERDFVEEAINSFGSLIIHGISIKPGKPTLVGLKDNKLIFGLPGHPTSSFVLFNILVLPFIYKMAGLEKKIEMKKFISSERIYSTRGRKDFLPIAIKENEVASVFRGSGAISSFLKAEGIAIIDENTEFVDKGEELEVLLLED, from the coding sequence GTGAAGTTCTTAAAACTTGATACTTATGAAGAGGCTATAAAAAAAATTGAAGGTAGCGTATCCTTTGAGTTAAAATCGGAGGAAATCCCCATCTCATCTTCTTTAAACAGAATTTTATCAGAGGATCTAATTTCACCAATTAATGTTCCCGGGTATCCCAAGTCTCAAATGGATGGATATGCAGTGAGGTCAGAAGATACCTTTGAAGCTAGTGAAACTTCTCCCGTAAAACTAAAATTAATTGAAAGTGTAAATGCAGGCAGCGCCCCTAGGTATCCTATAAAAAATAATACTTGTTCATATGTAGCAACTGGAGCGCCTGTCCCAGAAGGTGCAGATTCTGTTGTCATGATAGAAAATACGCAACTTCAAGGAAATTTTATCACGCTTAATAGAGGTGTTGCTCCAGGAGAAAATATAATGAAGTTGGGATATGACATAAAAAAGGGAAATCATATACTGCCCAAAAATACCCTTATTACCCCCAGGATAGTCGGATTGCTATCAGGCCTAGGTATTAAAAAGGTCAAAGTATATAAAAAATTAAAAATCGGAATCTTTTCAACAGGGAACGAAATTATAACCCCTTGGGAGGATCTAGAGTATGGAAAAACGTATGACGTTAATTCATTTTATATCTCTTCAAAATTAGAAAAATTAGGTTGCGATGCATATAATCTCGGTATTGCAAAAGATAGTAAAGAGGAGATTTTTTCAAAGTTAAATGAAGCAAAAAAATTCGATATGATAATTCTTTCTGCTGGGGCCTCAAAAGGTGAAAGGGATTTTGTAGAGGAAGCAATCAATAGTTTTGGTAGCTTAATAATTCATGGTATAAGCATAAAACCAGGAAAACCAACTTTAGTGGGTCTAAAAGATAACAAACTTATTTTTGGGCTTCCCGGACACCCTACATCTTCATTTGTGCTGTTCAACATCTTAGTATTACCTTTTATATATAAAATGGCTGGACTAGAGAAAAAAATTGAAATGAAGAAATTTATTTCAAGTGAAAGGATTTATTCCACAAGAGGTAGGAAGGATTTCCTGCCTATTGCCATCAAAGAGAATGAAGTTGCCTCAGTATTTCGAGGTAGCGGTGCAATATCAAGTTTTTTAAAAGCAGAAGGTATTGCCATAATTGACGAGAATACTGAATTCGTCGATAAAGGTGAGGAATTAGAAGTATTATTGTTGGAAGATTAA
- the moaA gene encoding GTP 3',8-cyclase MoaA encodes MSEIPVKVLRVALTQRCNLNCIYCHHEGECSHSDNGRKEITKEDIEDLLKVSKDLGIKKVRFTGGEPLLRKDIVEIVEIASKYMGDISISTNGTLLSEKVSDLKEAGISRFNITLNTMNNEVYKSITGKDALKDVLEGIEKTYEEKIFPIKVNMVVMQRNYREIKDMINYTKEGMVLQLIELISAKDDLNSDFYKENYASLLPIEEHLESHSIKIIEREKQRRKKYFVPQEIEVVRSMHNTVFCKNCTSIRLTSEGEIKNCLFRNDNLIKVKDFSDHEKLKDTLIKSIKTKTPYWC; translated from the coding sequence ATGTCTGAAATACCTGTAAAAGTACTTAGAGTTGCATTAACTCAACGTTGCAATTTAAACTGTATATACTGCCACCACGAAGGCGAATGCTCTCATTCAGATAACGGTAGAAAAGAAATAACGAAAGAAGATATTGAAGATCTCCTTAAAGTGTCAAAGGATTTGGGCATCAAAAAGGTTAGGTTTACTGGCGGAGAACCGCTCTTAAGGAAAGACATAGTTGAAATCGTTGAAATTGCATCAAAGTATATGGGAGATATATCAATTTCTACCAATGGAACTCTTTTGTCTGAAAAGGTATCAGATCTAAAAGAGGCGGGAATATCTAGATTCAATATTACTCTAAATACTATGAACAATGAAGTATACAAGAGCATAACGGGTAAGGATGCACTCAAAGATGTATTGGAAGGGATTGAAAAGACATACGAGGAAAAAATATTCCCAATTAAAGTCAACATGGTGGTAATGCAAAGGAATTATCGTGAAATAAAAGATATGATAAATTACACAAAAGAAGGGATGGTCCTCCAGTTAATTGAACTTATATCCGCAAAAGACGATCTTAATTCTGATTTTTACAAAGAGAACTATGCAAGCCTTTTACCAATAGAGGAGCACCTAGAATCCCATTCAATTAAAATAATCGAAAGAGAAAAGCAGCGCAGGAAAAAATACTTTGTTCCCCAAGAAATTGAAGTTGTAAGGTCAATGCATAACACCGTGTTCTGTAAAAATTGCACAAGTATCAGGTTAACAAGCGAAGGGGAAATCAAAAATTGTCTCTTCAGAAATGATAATCTAATAAAAGTAAAAGATTTTTCAGATCACGAAAAACTAAAAGATACTCTAATTAAATCCATTAAAACAAAAACTCCCTACTGGTGCTAA
- a CDS encoding MoaD/ThiS family protein: MRILVKYFAFFKEKTGVNQECIEMGNGKTIAELLKIIIEKYNLQNKENIVLSLNQEYVKDDVPLQDGDEVALMTPSSGG; the protein is encoded by the coding sequence ATGAGGATATTAGTGAAGTATTTTGCATTTTTTAAAGAGAAGACGGGAGTTAATCAAGAATGCATTGAAATGGGCAATGGTAAAACTATAGCTGAACTTTTAAAAATAATTATTGAAAAATATAATCTACAAAATAAAGAGAATATTGTTTTATCACTAAATCAAGAATATGTTAAGGATGATGTTCCATTACAAGATGGCGATGAGGTGGCCCTAATGACACCTTCAAGCGGGGGGTAA
- a CDS encoding molybdenum cofactor biosynthesis protein MoaE, which translates to MIRLQREDFSVDEELKKIKNDKCGASVIFLGSVKSEMDGKKVMKMELDVYAEMAEKKLREIETDATKKYDIIESSIIHRYGELIVGNNIVLIIVKSIDRTKSFEACKYILERLKEEVPIFKKEYMEDNVFWHGGI; encoded by the coding sequence ATGATTAGACTTCAAAGAGAAGATTTCAGCGTTGATGAAGAATTAAAAAAAATAAAGAATGACAAGTGCGGAGCTTCAGTTATTTTTTTAGGATCAGTTAAATCAGAAATGGATGGAAAAAAAGTTATGAAAATGGAACTTGATGTTTACGCTGAAATGGCTGAGAAAAAATTAAGGGAAATTGAAACTGATGCAACGAAAAAATATGATATTATAGAAAGTTCAATTATCCACAGATATGGGGAACTGATTGTAGGAAACAATATAGTCTTAATAATAGTCAAATCAATCGATAGGACAAAATCATTTGAAGCTTGTAAATACATTCTTGAAAGGCTAAAAGAGGAAGTGCCGATATTTAAAAAAGAATATATGGAAGACAATGTATTTTGGCATGGAGGGATATAG